From the Deltaproteobacteria bacterium genome, one window contains:
- the rpmA gene encoding 50S ribosomal protein L27, translated as MAHKKAGGSSRNGRDSPGQRLGVKRFGGEHVNAGAIIVRQRGTQVHPGLNVGVGSDHTLYARVTGRLAFSRYSGDRKKVSVIPA; from the coding sequence GTGGCCCATAAAAAGGCAGGCGGATCATCCAGAAACGGGCGGGACTCGCCGGGGCAGAGGCTCGGCGTCAAGCGCTTTGGCGGGGAGCATGTGAATGCCGGCGCAATCATCGTCCGTCAGCGCGGCACACAGGTGCACCCCGGCCTCAATGTCGGCGTCGGTTCCGACCACACGCTTTATGCCCGCGTGACCGGCCGCTTGGCCTTTTCGCGCTATAGCGGCGATCGAAAAAAAGTAAGCGTTATTCCCGCGTAA